From the Clostridium putrefaciens genome, one window contains:
- the rplS gene encoding 50S ribosomal protein L19, with amino-acid sequence MNELIRAIEAEQLRSDLPNFNVGDTIKVHVRIKEGTRERIQIFEGTVLKRQNGGVRETFTVRRLASGVGVERTFPLNAPIVEKIEVIRKGKIRRAKLFYLRDRVGKAAKVRERK; translated from the coding sequence ATGAATGAATTAATAAGAGCTATTGAAGCAGAACAACTAAGAAGTGACCTACCAAACTTTAACGTAGGTGATACAATTAAGGTACACGTAAGAATAAAAGAAGGAACTAGAGAAAGAATACAAATTTTCGAAGGTACTGTTCTTAAGAGACAAAACGGTGGAGTAAGAGAAACATTCACTGTAAGAAGACTAGCTTCAGGTGTAGGGGTAGAAAGAACATTTCCTTTAAATGCTCCAATAGTTGAAAAAATAGAAGTAATAAGAAAAGGTAAAATCAGAAGAGCTAAATTATTCTACTTAAGAGATAGAGTTGGTAAGGCTGCTAAGGTTAGAGAACGTAAATAA